One segment of Sporichthyaceae bacterium DNA contains the following:
- a CDS encoding Rieske (2Fe-2S) protein produces MTALELADRLENAERLDGAVSRLQGIVAKLPAGRLKDALHGVNLGHPLHPMLAQGALGAFVSTAVLDGARRHGEAAQLLIAAGLVAAVPTAAAGAVDWADQHEQQTRVGLVHALGNTLALSAYGASLIARRSDRPGLGRALGFAGLAVAGASGYLGGHMAFRQAAGANHAESVPHLIPPGWHRLGRISRIPQRETVKRRIGDVPVLVYRRGEHFDVLADSCPHLAAPLSDGEVTDDGCIVCPWHGSVFGLDDGEVVHGPATAAVPRFSTRVKAGLLEVRLPGAG; encoded by the coding sequence ATGACGGCGCTGGAGTTGGCGGACAGGCTCGAGAACGCCGAGCGGCTCGACGGTGCGGTGTCGCGGCTGCAGGGCATCGTGGCGAAGCTGCCGGCGGGCCGCCTCAAGGACGCCCTTCACGGGGTGAACCTGGGGCATCCCCTGCACCCGATGCTGGCCCAGGGCGCCTTGGGGGCCTTCGTGTCCACCGCGGTGCTGGACGGCGCCCGCCGGCACGGGGAAGCCGCGCAGCTGCTGATCGCTGCTGGACTGGTCGCCGCGGTGCCCACGGCCGCAGCCGGCGCCGTGGACTGGGCGGACCAGCACGAACAGCAGACCCGTGTGGGATTGGTGCACGCGTTGGGTAACACGCTTGCGTTGAGCGCCTACGGCGCTTCATTGATCGCCCGCCGCAGCGATCGCCCCGGTCTGGGCCGCGCCCTGGGTTTCGCCGGGCTCGCGGTTGCCGGCGCGAGCGGCTACCTCGGCGGGCACATGGCCTTCCGGCAGGCGGCCGGCGCGAACCACGCCGAGAGCGTGCCGCACTTGATCCCGCCCGGATGGCACCGGTTGGGCAGGATCTCGAGGATCCCGCAGCGCGAGACCGTCAAACGTCGCATCGGGGACGTGCCGGTGCTGGTCTATCGCCGGGGGGAACACTTCGACGTACTCGCCGACTCCTGCCCCCACCTGGCCGCGCCCCTTTCCGACGGTGAGGTCACCGATGACGGGTGCATAGTGTGCCCCTGGCACGGCAGCGTCTTCGGGCTGGACGACGGGGAAGTCGTGCACGGCCCGGCCACCGCCGCGGTCCCGCGATTCAGCACCCGGGTAAAGGCAGGCCTGCTGGAGGTCCGCCTGCCGGGGGCGGGCTGA
- a CDS encoding NAD(P)/FAD-dependent oxidoreductase: protein MNADAVVIGSGPNGLVAASLLADAGWDVVVLEAQPTPGGAVRSAQVTAPGFVSDLFSSFYPLAVGSPVLRGLALEDHGLSWSHAPAVLAHPLLDGRTAVLSRDLERTVASVSAFDPRDGRAWRELVAHWRDLDPALVQTLMTPFPPVRAGARLARRLGVREGLRFARFGLLSVRRFAKETFHGDGAALLLAGNALHTDLGPEEPGSAVFGWLLAMLGQSVGFPVPRGGSGTLTDALTARLRAAGGRIECSTPVEEIVVREGRALGVRCADGRFVRARRAVLADVSAPALYLQLLDPDELPARLRGDLTRFDWDDATVKVDWALSGPIPWRNHEAAEAGTVHLGGGLDEVSDFAHSLALGRVPADPFLLVGQMSTADPSRSPAGTESAWAYTHVPARPRGDAAGVLHGGWDDASVQAGFLDRMEARMEQFAPGFRDLVIGRHVAFPADLQNADANLVHGALNGGTSGLTQQLIFRPTPGLGRPETHIAGLFLASAAAHPGGGVHGACGANAARAARRAGGTGRLALAATRALVGGPQA from the coding sequence GTGAACGCGGATGCGGTGGTGATCGGATCAGGCCCCAACGGTCTGGTCGCGGCGAGTCTGCTCGCCGACGCGGGCTGGGACGTCGTGGTGCTCGAGGCTCAGCCGACACCCGGTGGCGCGGTACGCAGCGCGCAGGTGACGGCGCCGGGGTTCGTGAGCGACCTGTTCAGTTCGTTCTACCCACTGGCCGTCGGTTCCCCGGTGCTACGCGGGTTAGCGCTGGAGGACCACGGACTGTCCTGGTCGCACGCACCGGCGGTGTTGGCGCACCCCCTGCTCGACGGCCGGACCGCGGTTCTGAGCCGCGACCTGGAACGCACGGTCGCCTCGGTGTCGGCCTTCGACCCGCGGGACGGGCGCGCCTGGCGGGAGCTGGTCGCGCACTGGCGCGACCTGGACCCGGCGCTGGTCCAGACGCTGATGACCCCGTTTCCCCCGGTCCGGGCCGGTGCACGGCTGGCCCGGCGGCTCGGAGTGCGCGAAGGTCTGCGCTTCGCGCGGTTCGGGCTGCTCTCGGTGCGCCGCTTCGCGAAGGAGACCTTCCACGGCGATGGCGCGGCGCTGCTGCTGGCGGGGAACGCCCTGCACACCGACCTGGGACCGGAGGAACCGGGCAGTGCGGTCTTCGGGTGGCTGCTGGCGATGCTCGGCCAGAGCGTGGGATTTCCCGTTCCCCGCGGGGGTTCCGGAACGTTGACCGACGCCCTGACGGCCCGGCTGCGCGCCGCCGGCGGCCGGATCGAGTGTTCCACGCCGGTCGAGGAGATCGTGGTGCGCGAGGGCCGGGCGCTCGGGGTGCGCTGCGCTGACGGCCGGTTCGTGCGGGCCCGGCGCGCCGTGCTGGCCGACGTCTCCGCGCCCGCGCTGTACCTGCAGTTGTTGGACCCGGATGAGTTGCCGGCGCGACTGCGGGGGGACCTGACCCGCTTCGACTGGGACGACGCTACGGTGAAGGTCGACTGGGCGCTGTCCGGGCCGATCCCCTGGCGCAACCACGAGGCGGCCGAGGCCGGCACGGTGCATCTGGGCGGTGGACTCGACGAGGTCTCCGATTTCGCCCATTCCCTGGCCCTGGGCCGCGTGCCCGCCGACCCGTTCCTGCTGGTGGGTCAGATGAGCACCGCCGACCCGTCGCGTTCCCCGGCCGGAACCGAGTCGGCCTGGGCCTACACCCATGTCCCGGCCCGCCCCCGAGGCGACGCGGCCGGTGTCCTGCACGGCGGGTGGGACGACGCCTCGGTGCAGGCCGGATTCCTCGACCGCATGGAGGCACGCATGGAGCAGTTCGCGCCGGGGTTCCGGGACCTGGTGATCGGGCGGCACGTCGCGTTCCCGGCCGACCTGCAGAATGCCGACGCAAACCTGGTCCACGGGGCACTCAACGGCGGAACCAGCGGGCTCACCCAGCAGTTGATCTTCCGGCCCACCCCCGGACTCGGCCGCCCCGAGACACACATCGCGGGGCTGTTCCTGGCCTCCGCGGCCGCGCATCCCGGCGGCGGGGTGCACGGGGCCTGTGGCGCGAACGCTGCCCGGGCCGCGCGCCGGGCCGGCGGCACCGGACGGTTGGCGTTGGCGGCCACCCGCGCCCTGGTCGGAGGGCCTCAGGCCTGA
- a CDS encoding SRPBCC family protein translates to MAHNRRHITGVSSGAVFDVLRDGTSYSHWVVGTRKIRRVEPGWPAVGTCLHYTVGYGPLRKDDRTEVLDYVPDSRLELEAKAWPGGTVSIVLSARAEDGGTVVEIEETPRRGLAKALHNPVLDLLIKVRNVETLRRLEGLARELRQAQA, encoded by the coding sequence ATGGCACACAACCGACGCCACATCACGGGAGTGTCCTCGGGGGCCGTGTTCGACGTGCTTCGCGACGGCACCAGCTACAGCCACTGGGTCGTGGGCACCCGCAAGATCCGCCGCGTGGAGCCGGGGTGGCCGGCGGTCGGGACCTGTCTGCACTACACCGTTGGGTACGGCCCGCTGCGCAAGGACGACCGGACTGAGGTCCTGGACTACGTGCCGGATTCCCGGCTCGAGCTCGAGGCCAAGGCTTGGCCGGGCGGGACCGTGTCGATCGTGCTGAGCGCCCGCGCCGAGGACGGTGGCACGGTGGTGGAGATCGAGGAGACGCCGCGGCGCGGGTTGGCGAAGGCCCTGCACAACCCCGTCCTGGATCTGCTGATCAAGGTGCGCAACGTGGAAACCCTGCGCCGGTTGGAAGGACTGGCCCGGGAACTGAGGCAGGCTCAGGCCTGA
- a CDS encoding UdgX family uracil-DNA binding protein (This protein belongs to the uracil DNA glycosylase superfamily, members of which act in excision repair of DNA. However, it belongs more specifically to UdgX branch, whose founding member was found to bind uracil in DNA (where it does not belong), without cleaving it, appears to promote DNA repair by a pathway involving RecA, rather than base excision.), which translates to MSRQPPTSSTARSRTGASAKSARRPGAGAWVPPVQDLADLTAAARACQGCELFAEATQTVFGSGPSPARLMLVGEQPGDREDRAGIPFVGPAGGVLDRALSAARLDRSQLYLTNAVKHFRHADRGKRRLHRTPSAGQINACRPWLEAELARVRPELVVLLGATAGRAIYGPEFRIGPVRGVLQPAPDRFPTAHVLVTVHPSAVLRAEDTEAAFAGLVADLEVAAKALG; encoded by the coding sequence ATGAGCAGGCAGCCCCCCACCTCGTCAACGGCGCGGTCCCGCACCGGCGCCTCGGCCAAGTCGGCCCGCCGACCCGGTGCGGGCGCATGGGTGCCGCCCGTCCAGGACCTGGCAGACCTGACCGCCGCGGCGCGGGCCTGCCAAGGTTGCGAGCTGTTCGCCGAGGCCACGCAGACCGTATTCGGTTCCGGTCCTTCACCGGCGCGGTTGATGCTGGTGGGCGAACAACCGGGCGACCGCGAGGACCGCGCCGGGATTCCGTTCGTCGGCCCGGCCGGTGGGGTGCTGGACCGAGCCCTGAGCGCGGCGAGGCTGGACCGCTCGCAGCTCTATCTCACCAACGCGGTGAAGCATTTCCGGCATGCCGACCGCGGAAAGCGTCGACTGCACCGAACTCCTTCAGCCGGTCAGATCAACGCCTGCCGACCATGGCTGGAAGCCGAACTGGCGAGAGTGCGTCCGGAGCTGGTGGTGCTGTTGGGTGCGACCGCCGGCCGCGCGATCTACGGCCCCGAATTCCGGATCGGACCGGTTCGCGGCGTCCTGCAGCCGGCGCCGGACCGATTCCCGACCGCCCATGTACTGGTGACAGTTCATCCCTCCGCGGTTCTTCGGGCCGAGGACACCGAGGCGGCTTTCGCCGGGTTGGTCGCCGATCTGGAAGTGGCGGCCAAGGCCCTGGGCTGA
- a CDS encoding DUF1360 domain-containing protein, whose product MAVDQKAPGPALQAAAKRVRQRYSHGEHRPLGSFVVLTGCYVAAVGVGFLVARSRGVRVPARPAVGDLALVAIATLRTSRLIAKDSVTSPLRAPFTRFQEAGGAGEVNEQVVGRGARKAMGELLSCPFCIGQWVSTGLVGGLVLAPRATRWLAATMCVSAAADTLQFGRALLEHAAE is encoded by the coding sequence ATGGCAGTCGATCAGAAGGCTCCCGGGCCTGCCCTGCAGGCCGCGGCGAAGCGGGTGCGGCAGCGCTACTCCCACGGCGAGCACCGCCCCCTGGGGTCCTTCGTGGTGCTCACCGGTTGTTATGTCGCGGCCGTCGGCGTCGGGTTTCTCGTGGCCCGCAGTCGCGGGGTCCGCGTCCCGGCCCGGCCCGCCGTCGGCGACCTGGCCCTGGTGGCGATCGCCACGCTGCGGACCTCCCGGCTGATCGCCAAGGACTCCGTGACCAGCCCGCTGCGCGCGCCCTTCACCCGGTTCCAGGAGGCCGGCGGGGCCGGTGAGGTCAATGAGCAGGTTGTCGGCCGTGGCGCCCGCAAGGCGATGGGCGAGCTGCTGTCATGCCCCTTCTGCATCGGCCAATGGGTGTCCACCGGACTGGTCGGAGGCCTGGTGCTGGCACCTCGCGCCACGCGCTGGCTGGCAGCGACGATGTGCGTCAGTGCGGCCGCCGACACGCTTCAGTTCGGCCGGGCGCTCCTCGAGCATGCGGCCGAATGA
- a CDS encoding four-helix bundle copper-binding protein yields MTTDSQSKVSTSHLDLPAPAAEALQRALAACGTCAQACNACADACLREEDVAAMRACIMSDLDCAEICVTTATLLARSGGAQVGVTRAMLNACIAACHVCGEECARHGGHHEHCRVCAQACQNCEDACRDLLSQLD; encoded by the coding sequence ATGACCACCGATTCGCAATCCAAGGTCTCCACCTCGCACCTGGATCTACCCGCTCCGGCCGCCGAGGCCTTGCAGCGGGCCCTGGCGGCGTGCGGGACCTGCGCGCAGGCCTGCAACGCCTGCGCGGACGCGTGCCTGCGCGAGGAGGACGTGGCGGCGATGAGGGCCTGCATCATGTCCGACCTCGACTGCGCGGAGATCTGTGTCACCACCGCGACCCTGCTGGCCCGTTCCGGCGGGGCCCAGGTCGGAGTGACCCGGGCGATGCTCAACGCGTGCATCGCGGCCTGCCACGTGTGCGGCGAGGAATGTGCCCGGCACGGCGGGCACCACGAGCACTGCCGGGTTTGCGCGCAAGCCTGCCAGAACTGCGAGGACGCCTGCCGCGACCTGCTGAGCCAACTCGATTGA
- a CDS encoding DNA topoisomerase IB, producing the protein MRCGKGFRYVGPDGKPLRDDAELARVKALVLPPAWQDVWICTDPAGHLQATGVDAAGRRQYRYHDDWRTRRDACKHDRMLRFAGALPAIRATTGEHLSGRGFTRERVLAAAVRLIDLGFFRSGGDSYAAEHETYGIATVLREHVRCRQDTVVFEYSAKGSLWREQAVAEPHVCAVVKALRRRGGPSPQLLAYRNAGDWHDVRSADINAYLREISGGDYTAKDFRTWHATVLAAVGLAVSTGAPDTVTGRKRAVSRVVQEVAHYLGNTPAVARRSYIDPRVISLYADGITVSPALKLLGSEAEPGEMATSGKVETAVRRMLDNHSRAGGK; encoded by the coding sequence TTGCGCTGCGGTAAGGGCTTCCGCTACGTGGGGCCCGACGGCAAGCCGTTGCGCGACGACGCGGAGCTGGCGCGGGTGAAGGCCTTGGTACTGCCACCGGCGTGGCAGGACGTCTGGATCTGCACGGACCCGGCCGGGCACCTCCAGGCCACCGGAGTCGACGCGGCGGGCAGGCGTCAGTACCGCTACCACGACGACTGGCGGACCCGAAGAGACGCCTGCAAACACGACCGGATGCTGCGGTTCGCCGGTGCGCTCCCAGCCATCCGCGCCACGACGGGCGAGCACCTGAGCGGCCGAGGATTCACCCGCGAGCGCGTACTCGCCGCTGCGGTACGCCTGATCGATCTGGGATTCTTCCGCTCGGGCGGAGACTCCTACGCCGCCGAGCACGAGACCTACGGCATCGCCACGGTGCTACGCGAGCATGTGCGCTGCCGGCAGGACACGGTCGTGTTCGAGTATTCGGCCAAGGGCTCCCTGTGGCGGGAGCAGGCGGTCGCAGAGCCACACGTGTGCGCCGTGGTCAAAGCGCTTCGCCGGCGCGGCGGGCCGAGCCCGCAACTGCTCGCCTACCGCAACGCAGGTGATTGGCACGACGTCCGCTCCGCGGACATCAACGCCTACCTGCGCGAGATCTCCGGCGGTGATTACACGGCCAAGGATTTCCGGACCTGGCACGCGACGGTCCTGGCGGCAGTGGGCCTCGCCGTGTCCACCGGCGCGCCGGATACCGTGACCGGTCGTAAACGGGCGGTCAGCCGGGTCGTCCAGGAGGTGGCACATTATCTGGGCAACACCCCGGCTGTGGCCCGCCGCTCCTACATCGATCCGCGGGTCATCTCGCTGTACGCGGACGGCATCACTGTTTCCCCTGCGCTGAAGCTGTTGGGCAGCGAGGCCGAACCGGGCGAGATGGCAACTTCCGGCAAGGTCGAGACCGCAGTGCGACGGATGCTCGACAACCACAGCCGCGCAGGTGGGAAGTGA
- a CDS encoding DNA polymerase ligase N-terminal domain-containing protein, with protein sequence MTPRPERLEPYRAKRDFARTTEPSGRRTASGKRSPVPAARFVVQRHRASRLHYDLRLEIGGVLVSWAVPKGPTLDADVRRAAFHVEDHPLDYIDFEGVIPHGQYGGGDVIVWDTGTWDLHEASDPGAALSDGELHVDLHGEKLRGRFVLVRTRTDSTGKETWLLLHKHDADAVGGWDPEDHPQSVLSGRTNEQVKADPDHPRRAQGPAGHSAASAGPERVTPVTAGELADLDALGATGAWSVFGRKLRVTNLDKVLFPARAGEAPVTKRDLLRYSARVAPVVLPYLRRRAFNMHRYPNGAGTKGFWHKELPDHAPDWLPRWENPDAEPGQSHTYLVVDEPAALLWAANFGALEWHAWTSRFEAPDRPTYALIDLDPGERTSWADLLTLARLHRTALEHLGVAARPKLTGRRGIQIWIPIAPGPSFDDTREWVEQLSRTVGAAVPELVSWKWHVNERNGGARLDYTQNAVNKTLVAPYSPRAAPGAPVSAPIDWDELEDPDLRPDRFTIASMPARIEDRGDLFDDVLQQDRELPTLR encoded by the coding sequence GTGACGCCCCGTCCGGAAAGACTCGAGCCCTACCGCGCGAAGCGCGACTTCGCCCGGACCACCGAGCCTTCGGGCCGGCGCACCGCGAGCGGGAAGCGGTCGCCGGTACCCGCAGCGCGCTTCGTGGTGCAACGCCATCGCGCCAGTCGTCTGCACTACGACCTGCGCCTGGAGATCGGCGGCGTGCTGGTCAGTTGGGCGGTACCCAAGGGCCCAACCTTGGACGCCGACGTGCGCCGCGCCGCGTTTCACGTCGAGGACCACCCACTGGACTACATCGACTTCGAGGGGGTGATTCCACACGGCCAGTACGGCGGCGGCGACGTCATCGTGTGGGACACCGGAACCTGGGACCTCCACGAGGCGTCCGACCCCGGGGCAGCGCTTTCTGACGGCGAGTTACATGTGGACCTGCACGGGGAGAAGCTGCGCGGTCGTTTCGTGTTGGTCCGCACCAGGACCGACTCCACGGGCAAGGAAACCTGGTTGCTGCTGCACAAGCACGACGCGGACGCCGTGGGCGGGTGGGATCCCGAGGACCATCCGCAATCGGTCCTGAGCGGCCGGACCAACGAACAGGTCAAGGCCGATCCCGATCACCCCCGACGCGCGCAGGGGCCTGCCGGGCACTCGGCGGCATCCGCAGGCCCCGAGCGGGTAACTCCGGTGACCGCAGGCGAGCTGGCGGACCTGGACGCGCTCGGGGCCACCGGGGCCTGGTCGGTGTTCGGGCGCAAACTACGGGTGACCAACCTGGACAAGGTCCTGTTCCCGGCTCGGGCCGGCGAGGCCCCCGTCACCAAACGGGACCTGCTGCGTTACTCGGCGCGAGTCGCCCCGGTCGTCCTGCCGTATCTGCGGCGCCGCGCCTTCAACATGCACCGGTACCCGAACGGTGCAGGTACCAAGGGCTTCTGGCACAAGGAACTGCCCGACCACGCCCCGGACTGGCTCCCACGCTGGGAAAACCCCGACGCCGAACCCGGGCAGAGCCACACCTACCTGGTCGTCGACGAACCGGCCGCGCTGCTGTGGGCAGCCAACTTCGGGGCCCTGGAATGGCACGCCTGGACCTCCCGGTTCGAGGCGCCCGACCGGCCCACCTACGCCTTGATCGACCTCGACCCCGGCGAACGGACCAGCTGGGCGGACCTGCTGACCCTGGCCCGACTGCACCGCACCGCACTTGAGCATCTCGGCGTCGCGGCCCGCCCGAAACTCACCGGCCGACGCGGGATCCAGATCTGGATACCCATCGCCCCCGGCCCGTCCTTCGACGACACCCGGGAGTGGGTCGAGCAACTGTCGAGAACCGTCGGAGCCGCCGTACCGGAGCTGGTCAGCTGGAAATGGCACGTGAACGAGCGCAACGGCGGAGCCCGGCTGGACTACACCCAGAACGCGGTCAACAAGACCCTGGTCGCGCCCTACAGCCCCCGCGCGGCCCCGGGGGCACCGGTCTCGGCACCGATCGACTGGGACGAACTGGAGGACCCGGACCTGCGCCCGGACCGCTTCACGATTGCCTCGATGCCGGCCCGCATCGAGGACAGGGGCGATCTGTTCGACGACGTCCTGCAACAAGACCGCGAATTGCCGACACTGCGTTGA
- a CDS encoding Ku protein yields the protein MARSGWSGTISFGLVGVPVALFTATDEHQPSFHQFAAGGTDRIRYKRVNERTGDEVDFADLVQGVEVGDGQFVMVTDDELEQIAPGRSRSLEISAFVDLDTIDPIYFNKAYYIGPAAQENTKTYALLREAMAASNRAGIATFLMHGKEYLAAIRASGDTMVLETLFFADEVRDPKKVLGDLSGASAFGKGELDRANQLIKSMDDQWDPGRYKDVHTDRVKTLIEAKRKGEQVEDAEDAPASTNVVDLLEALRRSVESARAGAKKPSPARKAAKKSSAKTPAKKAPARKAPARNAEARKAAPAKETTSARKSTRRAS from the coding sequence ATGGCCCGCTCCGGCTGGTCCGGGACGATCAGCTTCGGCCTGGTGGGCGTCCCGGTCGCCCTGTTCACCGCCACCGATGAGCATCAGCCCTCGTTCCACCAGTTCGCCGCGGGCGGGACCGACCGCATCCGATACAAGCGGGTCAACGAGCGCACCGGTGACGAGGTCGACTTCGCCGACCTCGTCCAAGGGGTCGAGGTGGGCGACGGGCAGTTCGTGATGGTCACCGACGACGAACTCGAGCAGATCGCGCCGGGCCGTTCGCGGTCCCTGGAGATCTCGGCCTTCGTCGACCTGGACACGATCGACCCGATCTATTTCAACAAGGCCTACTACATAGGGCCCGCCGCGCAGGAGAACACGAAGACCTATGCGCTGCTGCGCGAGGCGATGGCCGCCTCCAACCGAGCCGGTATCGCGACCTTCCTGATGCACGGCAAGGAATACCTCGCCGCGATCCGCGCGTCGGGGGACACGATGGTCCTGGAGACCTTGTTCTTCGCGGACGAGGTACGCGACCCGAAGAAAGTCCTCGGCGACCTGTCAGGTGCAAGCGCGTTCGGCAAGGGCGAACTGGACCGGGCCAACCAGTTGATCAAGTCGATGGACGACCAGTGGGATCCGGGGCGCTACAAGGACGTTCACACCGATCGGGTCAAGACCTTGATCGAGGCCAAACGCAAGGGCGAGCAGGTCGAGGACGCCGAGGACGCGCCGGCCTCCACCAACGTGGTCGATCTGCTCGAGGCACTGCGCCGCTCCGTCGAATCCGCCCGCGCGGGCGCCAAGAAGCCGTCCCCCGCAAGGAAGGCAGCGAAAAAGTCCTCGGCGAAGACACCGGCGAAGAAGGCTCCTGCGCGGAAGGCTCCTGCGCGGAATGCGGAAGCCAGGAAGGCCGCACCGGCGAAGGAGACGACCTCGGCGAGGAAGTCGACCCGGAGGGCGTCGTGA
- a CDS encoding alpha/beta fold hydrolase, whose product MRVLIVPGAGVRRYVHPAAERLSGRGCDVTLCSAPGAPGPAPGLRDYGAQLAEGIDAACAPVDLLVGLSFGAQAAAVAACLTRPGQVRRLMLISPTVEPQARNLSRLLGRWVLAGRDEPLRLLAEQAPDWCRAGPVRLAQLLRSAAALHLEDVLPGVAATLTVVHAEIDRITSHAYAARLAAERSARLVVVPGATHSWPYGDAERFADLVEEVLR is encoded by the coding sequence GTGCGGGTCCTGATCGTTCCCGGTGCCGGCGTGCGTCGTTACGTTCATCCGGCCGCCGAGCGGTTGAGCGGACGAGGGTGCGACGTGACCTTGTGCTCCGCCCCGGGGGCGCCGGGCCCAGCCCCTGGACTGCGCGATTACGGTGCGCAGCTCGCCGAAGGCATCGACGCCGCCTGTGCCCCCGTCGACCTGCTCGTCGGTCTCTCCTTCGGCGCGCAGGCCGCTGCCGTCGCTGCCTGCCTGACCCGCCCAGGGCAGGTGCGCCGATTGATGCTGATCAGTCCGACCGTGGAGCCGCAGGCTCGCAACCTGTCTCGGCTGCTCGGCCGGTGGGTGCTCGCCGGCCGGGACGAGCCCCTTCGCTTGTTGGCCGAGCAGGCACCTGACTGGTGCCGCGCCGGCCCAGTGCGCCTGGCGCAGCTGCTCCGCTCAGCGGCAGCGCTGCACCTCGAGGACGTGTTGCCCGGCGTGGCGGCCACGCTCACCGTGGTGCACGCCGAAATAGACCGGATCACCTCGCACGCCTACGCCGCGCGGTTGGCGGCCGAGCGTTCCGCGCGTCTGGTGGTGGTGCCTGGAGCGACGCATTCCTGGCCCTACGGGGACGCCGAACGCTTCGCGGACCTGGTGGAGGAGGTACTCCGGTGA